The genomic segment GGGGGACAATGCCCCGCACGAGATCTGCAAGGGGGCGATAGATGCCTGTAAAGCCTTTCCCGACCTGGAGGTTGTGCTGACGGGGGACGAGGGGAGGATCCTCCCGCATCTCGAGGCCGCGTCCTCGGAGGTGCGGGCGCGGCTTGGGGTCGTCCACGCTCCCGAGATCATCGAGATGGATGAGCAGCCTGCCGTCGCCATCCGCAGGAAGCGGAACTCCAGCCTGCGCGTCGCGATGGAGATGGTGCGCGGTGGAGAGGCTCAGGGCTGCGTCTCCGCCGGGAACACCGGTGCGATCGTCGCGGGGGGGGTGTTGGTGGTGGGGCGTCTGGCGGGCATCGACCGCCCGGCCCTGGGTGCGCCCCTGCCGACCATCGAGCGCTGCACCTTTCTGCTGGACGTCGGGGCCAATGTGCGTTGCAAGCCGGAGAACCTCTACCAGTTCGCCCTGATGGGCAGCGTCTATTCCATGAAGATCCTGGGCGTGCGGAACCCCGAGGTGGCGCTCCTCTCGAACGGCACGGAGGAGATCAAGGGCGACGAGTCCGTGGCTGGGGCGCGCGCCCTGATCGCGGAGAGTTCCCTCAACTTCAAGGGGTACGTCGAGGGCGACGACATCGCCTGGGGGCATGCGGACGTGGTGGTCTGCGACGGCTTCATGGGCAACGTGATCCTCAAGTTCGGCGAGGGGCTCATGCATGGGGCCAAGTCCATCATCGGCCAGGAGATGGGGCGGCGCATCCTCCCGAAGCTCGGGATGCTCTTCATGGTCCCCATGGTCAAGGCGCTCTGGGCACGCTTCAACTACGAAAGGTACGGGGGGACCCCTCTGTTGGGGGTAAAGGGTACGGTCATCAAGGCCCACGGCCGCTCGAGGGCCCCGGCCGTCCTGGGGGCGCTTTCGGCCGCCCGGAACTTCATCGCCGGGGACGGCGTGGAGCAGATCCGTGAGGAGCTGGGCAAGGAACTGCACTGATTTTTTCGCTAAAAGGGGCCTGTCCCCTGGATCGAGGTGAAGGGATTTCATGATCGTAAACAACCGCGTATGCAAGTTGCTGGGGACGGAATATCCGCTTCTGCAGGGGGGCATGGCCTGGGTGGCCGATGCCGCCCTGGCGGCGGCCGTGAGCAATGCCGGCGGCATCGGAGTCATCGCCGCGGCGGCGACCCCGCCGGAGATCCTGGATCAGGAGATCCTCAAGGCGAAGGGCCTGACGGACCGACCCTTTGGGCTCAACATCATGCTGATGTCCCC from the uncultured Fretibacterium sp. genome contains:
- the plsX gene encoding phosphate acyltransferase PlsX; this encodes MTVALDAMGGDNAPHEICKGAIDACKAFPDLEVVLTGDEGRILPHLEAASSEVRARLGVVHAPEIIEMDEQPAVAIRRKRNSSLRVAMEMVRGGEAQGCVSAGNTGAIVAGGVLVVGRLAGIDRPALGAPLPTIERCTFLLDVGANVRCKPENLYQFALMGSVYSMKILGVRNPEVALLSNGTEEIKGDESVAGARALIAESSLNFKGYVEGDDIAWGHADVVVCDGFMGNVILKFGEGLMHGAKSIIGQEMGRRILPKLGMLFMVPMVKALWARFNYERYGGTPLLGVKGTVIKAHGRSRAPAVLGALSAARNFIAGDGVEQIREELGKELH